A window of Micromonas commoda chromosome 13, complete sequence contains these coding sequences:
- a CDS encoding predicted protein, which produces MAMSVVQAAVAPARLTVPPRARTRALPARTRALPARRARVVPRASADGAAEEVAKEVKEALDGSSLFLVGMMGTGKSSVGKKLAASLGYSFFDTDEVIEQVTKTTIPEIFAESGEDGFREIETQVLAEIAAYKKCVVATGGGVVKKKANWMHLRNGVVLCLTGTPTLLAARITRDGAETRPLFKDVGDDVDAIAAKVEEMMKERAPMYANADVQVRLAEADGAPGVEGETLDELNVRIMRCVRKRIEDDDTKDRLRSEPKPGDITITGA; this is translated from the exons ATGGCCATGAGCGTCGTCCAGGCCGCGGTcgctcccgcgcgcctcaccgtgcccccccgcgcgcggacccgggcgctccccgcgcggacccgggcgcttcccgcgcgccgagcccgcgtcgtcccccgcgcctccgccgacggcgccgcagAGGAGGTCGCCAAGGAGGTCAAGGAGGCCCTCGACGGATCCAgcctcttcctcgtcggGATGATGGGCACGGGGAAGTCATCCGTGGGcaagaagctcgcggcgtcgctcggaTACTCCTTCTTCGACAC CGACGAGGTCATCGAGCAGGTCACCAAGACCACCATCCCGGAGATCTTCGCCGAgtccggcgaggacggcttCCGGGAGATCGAGACGCAGGTGCTCGCAGAGATCGCCGCGTACAAAAAGTGCGTggtggcgacgggcggcggcgtcgtcaagaAGAAGGCCAACTGGATGCACCTGCGCAACGGCGTCGTGCTCTGCCTGACCGGCACCCCGAcgctgctcgccgcgcggatcacgcgggacggcgcggagacCAGGCCGCTGTTCAAGgatgtcggcgacgacgtcgacgccatcgcggctaAGGTTGAGGAGATGATGAAGGAGCGAGCGCCAATGTACGCAAACGCCGACGTTCAGGTGAGGTTGGCGGAGGCGGATGGCGCGCCGGGTGTGGAGGGCGAGACCCTGGACGAGCTCAACGTGCGGATCATGCGGTGCGTCCGGAAGAggatcgaggacgacgacaccaAGGACAGGCTCCGGTCCGAGCCCAAGCCCGGCGACATCACGATCACCGGTGCGTGA
- a CDS encoding predicted protein — MAKGGKKKGGDDGESGPSLAAIVVDDSPGKDEGIRTNITALIDNLKGTAKPCVLTRARAALYLWEHASGGKKQTAELATDAFATACVKAMNAGEADPDGPATRAVVAALVARVAAASEEFAAMLIPAGAIDALCAVCVRHSEGGEAFETARSVAAATETMRELAKSTTLRPGLRTALDVRALVETARYVPRRVGASAGAAGGEGANDDDDDARKRSREEARKFALTTMHALADPDKNDDAADFRARLREGDGGHRDGLSALASCLEAPDAEVAVGLKEHAARCVADLAFDEGPCRDECLGSGPRCPSLGKTLRSIVASRSTPSLKLKAAAACAMWRATAPSGGGGEHGAFTAEDAARTSGRIGSLVHAKGVLEGLVRLLRKPTKEETKPPPTAAEAAAAEEAARKKAELAEFEKLEREASASDGAEPEPEAGPDADERTGEASEGGARGDEDKDDDDEDDDEDEDGDGDDKDGGGGGDGEPPDDGGGGDGEKKPAKNKKPAKKKKGGKRGKKGKKKGPTPGLLDGYVASVPLIRRMCVDDVETIRRLHTLGAHLHLAKLRGHEDVRVRAGADATLRAMGGEPLAAAEMRAAEGAPAWHGRLNLPGVAFGDLELPASAREKLHALLPGAQLD, encoded by the exons ATGGCGAAGGGaggcaagaagaagggcggcgatgacggcgagAGCGGCCCGAGTCTCGcggccatcgtcgtcgacgattcCCCCGGCAAGGACGAG GGCATCCGCACGAACATCACGGCGCTGATCGACAATCTCAAGGGCACAGCCAAACCGTGCGtcctcacccgcgcgcgcgcggcgctctaCCTGTGGGAacacgcgtccggcggcaaGAAGCAgaccgccgagctcgccaccgacgccttcgccaccgcgtgcgTCAAAGCGAtgaacgcgggcgaggccGACCCGGACGGCcccgccacgcgcgccgtcgtcgccgcgctcgtcgctcgcgtcgcggcggcgtccgaggagttcgcggcgatgctgatccccgccggcgccatcgacgccctGTGCGCGGTGTGCGTCAGACACTCGGAGGGGGGCGAGGCGTTCGAGACGGCGagatccgtcgcggcggcgacggagacgatgCGCGAACTCGCCAAATCCACGACGCTACGACCCGGGCTGAGaaccgcgctcgacgtccgcgcgctggtAGAGACCGCGAGGTACGTCCCGAGACGAGTcggagcgagcgcgggggcggcggggggcgaaggcgcgaacgacgacgacgacgacgcgaggaagcgatcgcgcgaggaggcgaggaagTTTGCGCTGACGACGATGCACGCGTTGGCGGACCCGGATaagaacgacgacgccgcggactttcgcgcgcgtctccgcgagggcgacggcggtcatcgcgacgggctctccgcgctcgccagctGTTTGGAGgcgccggacgccgaggtggccgTCGGTCTGAAAGAGCACGCGGCTCGGTGCGTCGCCGATCTCGCCTTCGACGAAGGCCCTTGTCGAGACGAGTGCCTCGGCTCGGGGCCGCGTTGTCCGTCCCTGGGAAAGACCCTGCgctcgatcgtcgcgtcgcgttcgacgccgagTCTGAAGCtgaaagccgcggcggcgtgcgcgatgtGGCGGGCCACCGCGccaagcggcggcggcggcgaacatgGCGCGTTcacggcggaggacgccgcgaggaccaGCGGACGGATCGGGTCGCTCGTGCACGCGAAGGGGGTGCTCGAGGGCTTGGTGCGGTTGCTGAGGAAGCCGACGAAGGAGGAGACGAagccgcctccgacggcggcggaggcggcggcggcggaggaggcggcgcgaaaGAAGGCGGAGCTGGCGGAGTTTGAAAAATTGGAGAGGGAAGCGTCGGCGAgtgacggcgccgagcccgagcccgaggctgGACCGGATGCGGACGAGCGCACCGGCGAGGCttccgagggcggcgcccgcggggacgaggataaagacgacgatgacgaggacgatgacgaggacgaggacggggacggggacgataaggacggcgggggcggcggcgacggcgagccccccgacgacggcggcggcggcgacggcgagaagaagCCCGCCAAGAACAAGAAgcccgccaagaagaagaagggcggcaagaggggcaagaagggcaagaagaagggccCGACGCCCGGTCTGCTCGACGGGTACGTCGCGTCAGTGCCCTTAATTCGTAGGAtgtgcgtcgacgacgtcgagacgATTCGGCGGCTTCAcacgctcggcgcgcacctTCACCTCGCGAAGCTTCGCGGCCACGAGGACGTCAGGGTTcgtgccggcgccgacgcgacgctgaGGGCGATGGGCGGTGAGCCCCTCGCGGCTgcggagatgcgcgcggcggagggggcgccggcgtggcACGGGCGGCTGAACCTTCCGGGGGTGGCGTTTGGGGACTTGGAGttgccggcgtcggcgcgagagAAGCTGCACGCGTTGTTGCCGGGGGCACAGCTGGACTGA
- a CDS encoding predicted protein, with product MSNDVVASLLGPRRFDADGVHFNDPDDPELTARYILCVDAINFCFWPDHEAIRDAKAQRDKWAKYPYEHVAGGLRKALEADRGALDAKRLTGIDGPKLRQMLGWPRPLPLEDERARLLREIGQGLINHFGGSAARLINAANGRADVLVDLVVRIFGGFRDVAIDPRDGSQVFLYKRAQIFVGDLWGRFNGRGLGRFDESIKELTMFADYRVPVVLRNMGILKYEPNLARKVDQHNFSTADIVPAGSAEEVDVRACTVQAVERMRRALEERIEKEPELNPTIPGEVDEKFVTSVALDWFLWTEGERQRDDAGAGKHHRTLTVFY from the exons ATGTCcaacgacgtcgtcgcctctCTCCTCGGCCCGCGCCggttcgacgccgacggcgtccacTTCAACGACCCGGACGACCCGGAGCTCACGGCGAGGTACATCCtgtgcgtcgacgccatcaacTTCTGCTTCTGGCCCGACCACGAAGCCATCAgggacgccaaggcgcagAGGGACAAGTGGGCCAAGTACCCG TACGAACACGTCGCGGGTGGTTTACGCAAAGCGCTCGAAGCCGATCGgggcgcgctggacgccaAACGACTGACGGGCATCGACGGACCGAAACTTCGGCAGATGCTCGGGTGGCCGAGGCCGCTCCCGCTGGaagacgagcgcgcgaggctgctGCGAGAAATCGGCCAGGGGCTCATCAACCACTtcggcgggagcgccgcgcggctcatCAACGCGGCCAACGGACGagccgacgtcctcgtcgatctcgtcgTTAGAATCTTCGGAGGCTTTCGAGACGTTGccatcgacccgcgcgatgggTCGCAGGTTTTCCTGTACAAGCGCGCGCAGATCTTCGTCGGGGACCTGTGGGGCCGGTTCAAcggccgcgggctcgggagATTCGACGAGAGCATCAAGGAGCTCACGATGTTTGCCGACTACCGCGTGCCCGTCGTGTTGCGAAACATGGGCATCTTAAAGTACGAACCCAACCTGGCTCGCAAGGTGGACCAGCACAACTTCAGCACGGCGGACATCGTGCCCGCCGGaagcgccgaggaggtggacgtcAGGGCGTGCACGGTGCAGGCGGTCGAGCGGATGCGCagggcgctcgaggagaggATCGAGAAGGAGCCCGAGCTCAACCCGACGATCCCGGGGGAGGTTGACGAAAAGTTTGTGACGTCGGTGGCGCTGGACTGGTTCCTGTGGACGGAAGGCGAGCGGCagagggacgacgcgggcgcggggaagcACCACAGGACCCTCACGGTGTTCTACTGA
- a CDS encoding predicted protein — MASVGEPLASCWLHATPHSTVESFSRKYLLRGSVSSRHSGGQPDWAGHATALHRRPQVTDAPTATMPSPRNGGYSPVGRDGMDELTEQHNANAGKENAQNAPGGSGFNTARFKAMVRASYAAKTGGKKLLSERAVNENSSAANVALPKGPLPDVKPVSYKKKIARMLSRDGCTEGDRKRKAELARTLAKEEGKRAESNGEPCGGGGGGGGFADVVTSMFERKVRFDVESQQHTPCKTSSRPAAPPQTPGTPGVPQSACGWLSCPAPNFGWNAPETPKGSKPKGGGLRA; from the coding sequence ATGGCAAGCGTCGGCGAACCTTTGGCGTCCTGTTGGCTCCATGCTACGCCGCATTCGACCGTTGAGTCTTTTTCGCGAAAATatctcctccgcggttcAGTTAGTTCCCGCCACTCGGGGGGACAGCCTGACTGGGCCGGCCACGCGACGGCCCTCCACCGTCGCCCGCAGGTCACGgacgcgcccaccgcgaccATGCCCAGCCCGAGGAACGGCGGGTACTCCCCCGTCGGCCGCGATGGCATGGACGAGCTCACTGAACAGCACAATGCGAATGCGGGAAAGGAAAACGCACAAAACGCGCCCGGCGGAAGTGGGTTCAACACCGCTCGGTTCAAAGCCATGGTTCGCGCGTCTTACGCCGCAAAGACCGGAGGTAAGAAACTGCtgagcgagcgcgccgtgAACGAGaactccagcgccgcgaacgtcgcccTGCCCAAGGGCCCGCTCCCGGATGTCAAGCCGGTCAGTTACAAAAAGAAAATCGCCAGGATGCTGAGCCGCGACGGGTGCACCGAGGGCGACCGCAAGCGcaaggcggagctcgcccggacgctcgcgaaggaggagggaAAGCGGGCGGAGTCCAACGGGGAgccctgcggcggcggcggcggcggcgggggtttcgccgacgtcgtgaCGAGCATGTTCGAACGAAAGGTGCGCTTCGACGTGGAGAGCCAGCAGCACACGCCCTGTaagacgtcgtcgagacccgccgccccgccgcagacgccggggacgcccgGAGTGCCGCAGTCGGCGTGCGGGTGGCTCTCGTGCCCGGCGCCGAACTTCGGGTGGAacgcgccggagacgccgaAGGGTTCAAAGCCCAAGGGCGGAGGCCTCAGGGCGTGA
- a CDS encoding predicted protein has protein sequence MADPCAPRGPGRLIGVIFCLLMVLILAREIGALMGARVELPGTTENPTWTSPAAIREAVGTVRGQIVEAPVDARPETKRPPYGVNESVRLEEVDESCHGEASLDIDGPAVVWGLDHLLSSAQECCDRCKAQARGAREKGEGARACNSWVFCPLPECWSPDIWNHTLGECWLKTQDDARNPKINFRGAYPPAFRREHSTSPAHVPWQAGVLLE, from the coding sequence atggctgACCcgtgcgcgccccgcgggcCCGGTCGGCTGATCGGGGTGATATTCTGCCTGCTCATGGTGCTCATACTCGCGCGGGAGATCGGTGCGCTCatgggcgcgagggtggagcTCCCCGGCACGACGGAAAACCCGACGTGGACCTCCCCAGCGGCGATCCGGGAGGCGGTGGGCACCGTGCGTGGACAAATTGTGGAAGCTCCGGTGGACGCTAGACCGGAGACGAAGCGACCGCCGTACGGGGTGAACGAGAGCGTGcggctcgaggaggtggatGAGTCCTGCCACGGCGAGGCGTCGCTCGATATCGACGGACCGGCGGTCGTGTGGGGACTCGACCATTTGCTCTCGAGCGCCCAGGAGTGCTGCGATAGGTGCAAGGCACAGGCGAGAggcgcgagggagaagggcgagggcgcgagggcgtgcaACAGCTGGGTGTTTTGCCCGCTCCCCGAGTGCTGGTCCCCGGACATTTGGAACCACACTTTGGGCGAGTGTTGGCTCAAGACGCAGGACGACGCCAGGAATCCAAAGATCAACTTTAGGGGCGCGTACCCACCGGCGTTTCGGCGCGAGcactcgacgtcgcccgcgcacgTGCCGTGGCAGGCGGGGGTGCTGTTAGAGTGA
- a CDS encoding predicted protein, with product MSACEWRVRVAPRAASLAPRIRAWTRAPTPPFTPGAHVGVSNRNRAPVPQLIAVGTRAFAFEAFAFAAQEEKARSSEGTSRDETSATYPGDDARTARLEQLQNAYTNRAPSMGYMAPKLPERYFVRVEPPVVGSGKTRIVVTLGADDGTGAGGEVVGWVTCWVKKSGANALLSPGAVAEGDALFLSSVEVKKSHRRMGIASRLLHEAEALGSRSFGCDFATLTVLKNNDAAIALYESRGYAIDDGSRLDAARKLASVLADPQRLVQHRMTKRLGGMTGGGTTNGAEEG from the coding sequence ATGTCCGCGTGCGAgtggcgcgttcgcgtcgcgccccgcgcggcgtccctcgcacCTCGGATCCGCgcgtggacccgcgcgccgacgccgcctttcacccccggcgcgcacgtcggAGTTTCCAACAGAAAtcgcgcgccggtgccgcaATTAATCGCCGTCGGGACGAGGGCGTTCGCcttcgaggcgttcgcgttcgccgcgcaggaggagaaggcgcgcTCGTCAGAAGGCACGTCGCGAGACGAGACATCCGCGACgtaccccggcgacgacgccaggaccgcgcggctcgagcaGCTGCAGAACGCGTACACGAACCGCGCCCCGTCTATGGGATACATGGCACCGAAGTTGCCGGAGCGGTACTTTGTCCGCGTTGAGCCCCCTGTGGTGGGTTCGGGAAAGACCAGGATCGTCGtgaccctcggcgcggacgacgggaccggcgcgggcggtgagGTGGTCGGGTGGGTCACGTGCTGGGTGAAAAAATCAGGCGCCAACGCGCTCCTGAGCccgggcgccgtcgcagaGGGCGACGCCTTGTTCCTGTCCAGCGTCGAGGTGAAAAAGTCGCACCGGCGGATGGGCATCGCGTCGAGGCTCCTTCACGAGGCCGAGGCCCtgggctcgcgctcgttcggcTGCGACTTCGCGACGCTCACGGTGCTCAAGAacaacgacgccgccatcgcgctgtACGAAAGCCGCGGAtacgccatcgacgacgggtcgCGGTTGGACGCCGCCCGAAAGCTCGCGTCGGTCCTCGCCGATCCGCAGCGTCTGGTGCAGCACAGGATGACCAAGCGGCTGGGCGGGATGACCGGGGGCGGGacgacgaacggcgcggaggagggatGA
- the IPI gene encoding isopentenyl-diphosphate delta-isomerase I: MLGAAARGLVARTLHSRAASSRANPPFAKRLTGRNSMATAAWDGSGTQEDLMYRDECILVDERDNIVGHDSKYASHRFISEQPRGLLHRAFSVFLFSADDKLLLQQRASTKITFPSLWTNTCCSHPLYGYEPTEVDTPEGIADGSVLGAKRAAVRKLKHELGIQPESVPLDQFRYLTRLHYCAADEFAENQSVSGGPWGEHEMDYILFIKPRKPVTIAPNPEEIDATRWVTREELREMMADPALRWSPWFRIICDRFLDKWWLNLDETIGTDKHVDLGTIHEVM, translated from the exons ATGCTCGGCGCAGCAgcgcgcggcctcgtcgcgcgaacGCTCCACTCGAGAGCCGCCTCATCGCGCGCCAATCCGCCCTTCGCGAAGAGACTCACGGGGAGAAACTCgatggcgaccgcggcgtgggACGGCTCCGGCACCCAGGAGGACCTCATGTACCGCGACGAGTGCATCCTCGTG GATGAAAGGGATAACATCGTGGGGCACGACAGCAAGTACGCGTCGCACCGGTTCATCTCCGAACAACCCCGCGGCCTGCTCCACCGAGCGTTCAGCGTCTTCCTCTTCAGCGCGGACGACAAGCTCCTCCTGCAGCAACGCGCGAGCACCAAGATCACGTTCCCGTCGCTGTGGACCAACACGTGCTGCTCGCACCCGCTCTACGGGTACGAACCCACCGAGGTGGACACTCCCGAGGGCATCGCGGACGGcagcgtcctcggcgcgaagcgcgcggcggtgcgcaaGCTGAAGCACGAGCTCGGCATCCAACCCGAGTCGGTCCCGCTCGATCAGTTTCGATACCTCACGCGGCTGCACTactgcgccgccgatgaATTCGCGGAGAATCAGTCCGTCTCGGGAGGCCCGTGGGGGGAGCACGAGATGGACTACATCCTGTTCATCAAGCCGCGAAAGCCGGTGACGATCGCGCCGAATCCGGAGGAGATTGACGCCACGCGGTgggtgacgcgcgaggagtTGAGGGAGATGatggcggacccggcgctgcGGTGGTCGCCCTGGTTCAGGATAATATGCGACAGGTTCCTGGACAAGTGGTGGCTAAACCTGGACGAGACGATCGGGACGGACAAGCACGTGGACCTGGGGACGATCCACGAGGTGATGTGA
- a CDS encoding predicted protein, whose protein sequence is MRGFHKSLKASQEKMGAALNAAAASASDSINSQLPPGYRLRGASVANASSHEFKYGDRVPTYRGPGQVPEPAHLRRGDDGVAEPETHLLIGVEHADGLCHRSAFVAIRVVSQFGDLKGVRAHTLSASAGDGGEKVGSRITWRATRDLRCAPRPGDVLVLEVYAGWDVTERSNAWERCVARAQCSLSAVAEDGSTQLTLHRRLERGRGTGGLNGGVAGVITLRRVPHTDAGVADALSGVDLGVPLPTRKKRLFLVRHGESAWNEATRNTNLMKMMKFDHPLNAAGVAQCQRLAANGAHAIELATAAAGGRVAGEVWSGRGREGRSRGATGAEVAFASASSQIRDVDGSDVNALLARNMNLGDARVGLGPRGVNVDWSVLRSEEAFMAAARGTADGGGGAFIAGDAPVGGVVLTSAAGDGGRYSAGVATAYVGTSNFGTCEDADYPEWIASYARCKKCFVSPLTRAVQTAAFVVQQLPTRDFAGTTLLRSCREVKGTMGSMDCVGISSGTAIVERCAQKLKELVGSIPGGVADVVMASIERRMDHNDAVGQWWTGREDIDSKEEIDERMTDFFDSMRFDPSDVCVVVTHSLFIREMLGRFVSPAFEAAAPVLARRMREHKLENCGCLGIDVVFDDAGTPAVVDAKLMFGSDFVGGK, encoded by the coding sequence ATGAGGGGATTTCACAAGAGCCTCAAGGCTTCGCAGGAGAAGATGGGCGCCGCactgaacgccgcggcggcgtccgccagcgACAGCATCAACAGCCAGCTCCCGCCGGGGTACAGGCTGCGCGGGGCGtccgtcgccaacgcctcgTCGCACGAGTTCAAGTACGGCGACCGCGTTCCCACGTATCGCGGCCCGGGCCAGGTGCCGGAACCCGCCCACCTgaggcgaggcgacgacggcgtcgccgagcccgagacgCACCtcctcatcggcgtcgagcacgcgGACGGGCTCTGCCACAGgtccgccttcgtcgccatccgcgTGGTGTCGCAGTTTGGCGATCTCAAGGGCGTCCGAGCGCACACCctgtccgcgtcggcgggcgacggaggcgagaAGGTCGGATCGCGGATCAcgtggcgcgcgacgcgcgacctGCGATGCGCGCCAAGACCCGGGGACGTTTTAGTCCTCGAGGTTTACGCCGGTTGGGACGTCACCGAGCGGTCCAACGCGTGGGAACGATGCGTGGCTCGAGCGCAGTGCTCgctcagcgccgtcgcggaggacggaTCGACGCAACTGACGCTGCACAGGCGTTTGGAGCGCGGCCGAGGCACCGGCGGAttgaacggcggcgtcgcgggagtCATCACCCTGCGCAGGGTGCCGCACACCGACGCGGGGGTCGCGGACGCTTTGTCGGGGGTGGACCTCGGGGTCCCCTTGCCGACGCGCAAAAAACGATTGTTCCTCGTGCGACACGGCGAGAGCGCGTGGAACGAAGCCACGCGGAACACGAACCTGATGAAGATGATGAAGTTCGACCACCCgctgaacgcggcgggggttgcGCAGTGCCAGAGGCtggccgcgaacggcgcgcacgccatCGAGctggccacggcggcggcgggtggtcGCGTGGCGGGCGAAGTTTGGAGCGGCCGGGGGAGGGAGGGCCGATCGAGAGGagccaccggcgccgaggtcgccttcgcgtccgcctctTCGCAGattcgcgacgtcgacggctcCGACGTTAACGCCCTGCTGGCCCGGAACatgaacctcggcgacgcgcgcgtcgggctgGGACCGCGCGGAGTTAACGTCGACTGGAGCGTCTTGCGatcggaggaggcgttcatggctgcggcgcggggaaccgcagacggcggcggcggggcgttcatcgcgggcgacgcacccgtcggcggcgtcgtgttgacgtccgcggcgggcgacgggggccgGTACTCCGCGGGGGTTGCCACGGCGTACGTCGGAACGTCCAACTTCGGCACGTGCGAAGATGCGGATTATCCGGAGTGGATCGCTTCGTACGCGAGGTGTAAAAAGTGTTTCGTCTCGccgctcacgcgcgcggtgcagacggcggcgttcgtgGTGCAGCAGCTGCCGACGCGGGACTTCGCCGGGACGACGCTGTTGCGGTCGTGCCGCGAGGTGAAGGGGACGATGGGGAGCATGGACTGCGTGGGAATCTCATCCGGGACGGCGATTGTGGAGCGATGCGCGCAAaagctcaaggagctcgtGGGTTCGATACCCGGCGgtgtcgccgacgtcgtgaTGGCGTCCATCGAACGCAGGATGGATCACAACGACGCGGTCGGGCAGTGGTGGACGGGACGGGAGGACATCGACAGcaaggaggagatcgacgagCGAATGACGGATTTTTTCGACTCGATGCGTttcgacccgagcgacgtGTGCGTAGTGGTGACGCACTCGCTGTTCATACGGGAGATGCTTGGACGTTTCGTGAGtcccgcgttcgaggcggcggcgccggtgttggcgcggcggatgcgcgagCACAAGCTCGAAAACTGCGGTTGCCTCGGGATCGACGTCgtgttcgacgacgcggggacgccggcggtggtggacgccaAGCTGATGTTCGGGAGCGACTTCGTCGGGGGCAAATAA
- the RER1 gene encoding retention in the endoplasma reticulum 1-like protein (Rer1 family. RER1 family protein are involved in involved in the retrieval of some endoplasmic reticulum membrane proteins from the early golgi compartment. The C terminus of yeast Rer1p interacts with a coatomer complex.), translated as MEQGDGSKAAQLQAQFNRKFQHYLDKSVPHIKERWGAFAVVVLIYLLRFSFLHGYYIVTYGLGIYNLNLVIGFLSPQVDPATEGPTLPTKGNEEFKPFVRRLPEFKFWYRSIRSFVIAFFMTFVPIFDVPVFWPILLMYWFMLFFMTMKQQIRHMIKHRYVPFSFGKKQYGKGKGGGAGSSADAASAGLKDDK; from the coding sequence ATGGAGCAGGGCGACGGCAGCAAGGCCGCACAGCTGCAGGCGCAGTTCAACCGTAAGTTCCAGCACTACCTGGACAAGTCCGTGCCCCACATCAAGGAACGATGGGGCGCCTTTGCGGTGGTGGTGTTGATCTACCTCCTCCGATTCTCCTTCCTGCACGGCTACTACATCGTCACGTACGGCCTGGGCATATACAACCTCAACCTGGTCATCGGGTTCCTCTCGCCGCAGGTCGACCCCGCGACCGAGGGACCCACCCTTCCCACGAAGGGCAACGAGGAGTTCAAGCCCTTCGTCAGGAGGCTCCCGGAGTTCAAGTTCTGGTACCGATCCATCAGGAGCTTCGTCATCGCGTTCTTCATGACGTTCGTCCCAATCTTCGACGTGCCCGTCTTCTGGCCCATACTTCTCATGTACTGGTTCATGCTGTTCTTCATGACGATGAAGCAGCAGATCAGGCACATGATCAAGCACCGGTACGTGCCGTTCTCGTTCGGGAAGAAGCAGTACGGCAAGGggaaaggcggcggcgccggatccagcgccgacgcggcgagcgcgggcctCAAGGATGACAAGTGA
- a CDS encoding predicted protein, translating to MPVCYSAVARDTVVLAEAHAATFGRDAADVSSIARRVLEAHGGEPGNARASYGESDLVFHLLEGVDSTYFLCAAGEGDGKRLPFAFLEDVRREFVLKHGLEVRSAEYLPPMALDAKFSSLMANKMLDFSSGKAGDALAKVQGELDEVKTVMLENIERVLERGDKIELLVESTARLQSDAAAFRSTTRRVARRMWWNNAKMFFLAWCVCVFVLYLIGAQFCGWNLYLCSSKHRGGTHASG from the coding sequence atGCCGGTGTGCtactccgcggtggcgcgcgacaccgtcgtgctcgcagaggcacacgcggcgacgttcggccgcgatgccgcggacgtgagctcgatcgcgcgtcgcgtcctcgaggcgcacggcggcgaacccggcaacgcgcgcgcctcttACGGCGAGTCGGATCTGGTGTTTCACCTCCTGGAAGGGGTCGACTCGACCTATTTTctctgcgccgccggcgagggcgacggcaaGAGGTTGCCGTTCGCGTTCCTCGAGGATGTCAGGCGCGAGTTTGTGCTCAAGCACGGCCTCGAAGTCAGGTCCGCGGAGTACCTTCCCCCCATGGCGCTCGACGCAAAATTCTCATCGCTCATGGCGAACAAGATGTTGGACTTCTCATCGGGCAAGGCGGGAGACGCGCTGGCGAAGGTGcagggcgagctcgacgaggtcaaGACGGTGATGCTCGAGAACATCGAGCGggtgctcgagcgcggggacaagatcgagctcctcgtggagtccaccgcgcggctccagagcgacgccgcggcgtttcggtcgacgacgaggcgagtGGCTCGGCGAATGTGGTGGAACAACGCGAAGATGTTTTTCCTCGCTTGGTGCGTCTGCGTGTTTGTGCTGTACCTCATCGGGGCGCAGTTCTGCGGGTGGAACCTGTACCTGTGCTCGTCGAAGCACCGCGGGGGGACGCATGCGTCGGGGTGA